Proteins encoded by one window of Streptomyces sp. NBC_01571:
- a CDS encoding phosphotransferase codes for MRTGRLLGSGRSADVYEIDETWVLRRNREGWGDATAEATVMEHVRRHGYPVPGIRAATRGDLVMERLTGPTMLEAFGAGLFSAEEAGLTLARLLRKLHAVPARLSADPAVRVLHLDLHPDNVMLTPDGPKVIDWADAEEGPPGLDWGMSAVILAQVAVGDEAQAGVAGETLAAMLDANTDQVTRDGLTEAVRRRAANPTMSRREVRLLGDAEDLVRTLAL; via the coding sequence ATGCGGACGGGGAGACTGCTCGGCTCGGGGCGTTCGGCGGATGTCTACGAGATCGACGAGACGTGGGTGCTGCGGCGGAACCGGGAGGGCTGGGGCGACGCGACGGCCGAGGCCACGGTGATGGAACACGTACGCCGGCACGGCTATCCGGTACCGGGGATACGGGCCGCGACCCGCGGCGACCTGGTGATGGAACGGCTGACGGGGCCGACCATGCTGGAGGCGTTCGGAGCGGGGCTCTTCTCCGCAGAGGAGGCCGGGCTCACCCTGGCCCGGCTGCTGCGCAAGCTGCACGCCGTGCCCGCGCGGCTCTCCGCCGACCCCGCCGTCCGGGTGCTGCACCTGGACCTGCATCCCGACAACGTGATGCTGACCCCGGACGGTCCGAAGGTCATCGACTGGGCCGACGCCGAGGAGGGTCCGCCCGGCCTCGACTGGGGCATGTCCGCGGTGATCCTCGCGCAGGTCGCCGTCGGCGACGAGGCGCAGGCCGGGGTGGCCGGGGAGACACTGGCCGCGATGCTCGACGCGAACACGGACCAGGTGACGCGGGACGGTCTCACGGAGGCCGTGCGGCGGCGGGCCGCCAATCCGACGATGAGCCGACGTGAGGTGCGGCTCCTCGGCGACGCCGAGGACCTGGTCCGCACGCTCGCCCTCTAA